One window from the genome of Salvia miltiorrhiza cultivar Shanhuang (shh) chromosome 7, IMPLAD_Smil_shh, whole genome shotgun sequence encodes:
- the LOC130992878 gene encoding putative nuclear RNA export factor SDE5 produces the protein MKMEMIPSSSSFTDEDQNNLNMLLEAFGSVVSLEDIASSYCQTGRNLNSTAEMLCKMQGSISRTQEDPQTTDGVSSSTGLLDKGRIVKLNSKKCSASIGTVSGVIGKDYINPRPQSKGLNERLKPVKINSNDFPVTEIRGEENESGVTSQGQAMDDDLGEFLYKMLGNGFQLDMGVIQQVIGQCGYNMPMCIEKLLDISAATLEKSDDVIGIATANNMNNIHDVGSTSCPKQSQLLSGSDASGGDLSMLPQTEMKTKDMQREILEALFSAPDRGQDHLELTHPVRTHKQSPYGRVVAKPMEEKIVEDFTFITRKPINYLNTEANEESYDELRKAVMENWVTMKEYYKASADAFIKQEFESAQTLLEQGNFYKSKAREANEKSAQKLIENSNEDEEYCINLHYLEPKDALYHMRLQLTSLCGLPCIQFMKVVVGTGGDKKDGRRKRLITKLLEEEGIPWTEEGNGWTISIRVDEIDHSKLSFANK, from the exons ATGAAAATGGAAATGATTCCTTCGAGTTCTTCATTTACTGATGAAGACCAGAACAATCTAAATATGCTGCTTGAAGCTTTTGGTTCCGTTGTTTCCCTCGAAGACATAGCTTCGTCATACTGCCAAACAGGGCGAAATTTAAATTCGACAGCGGAAATGCTCTGCAAGATGCAAGGTAGCATCTCGAGAACACAAGAGGACCCACAAACCACTGATGGAGTGAGCTCCTCCACCGGCCTCTTGGATAAAGGCCGCATTGTTAAGTTGAATTCGAAAAAGTGTTCGGCATCGATCGGAACTGTATCTGGTGTGATTGGAAAGGACTACATCAACCCTAGACCTCAATCAAAGGGATTAAATGAGAGGTTAAAACCTgtgaaaataaattcaaatgatTTTCCAGTTACCGAGATCAGGGGTGAAGAAAATGAGTCAGGAGTTACCTCTCAGGGTCAAGCTATGGACGATGATCTTGGAGAGTTCCTTTATAAAATGCTTGGGAATGGGTTTCAGCTTGACATGGGTGTAATCCAACAAGTTATTG GCCAATGTGGGTACAATATGCCAATG TGCATTGAAAAACTCCTTGATATATCAGCTGCTACCCTAGAGAAGAGTGATGATGTTATTGGCATAGCAACTGCAAAT AATATGAACAATATCCATGATGTGGGGTCCACATCTTGTCCAAAGCAATCACAACTTCTTTCTGGAAG tgatgCTAGTGGAGGAGATCTATCAATGTTACCTCAGACAGAGATGAAAACGAAAGATATGCAAAGAGAAATTTTAGAAGCACTATTTAGTGCGCCTGACAGAGGTCAAGATCATCTTGAACTCACACATCCAGTTAGAACGCATAAGCAGTCGCCCTATGGTCGCGTTGTGGCCAAACCCATGGAAGAGAAAATTGTGGAAGATTTTACTTTTATTACAAGGAAACCGATTAACTATCTAA ATACTGAAGCAAATGAAGAGAGTTATGATGAATTGCGAAAGGCTGTAATGGAAAATTGGGTTACAATGAAAGAATACTACAAAGCT TCTGCCGATGCATTCATCAAACAGGAATTTGAATCTGCTCAAACCCTTCTTGAACAG GGTAACTTTTATAAGAGTAAGGCCCGAGAAGCAAATGAAAAATCTGCTCAAAAACTAATTGAGAACAG TAACGAGGATGAAGAATATTGTATCAATTTGCATTATCTTGAGCCAAAGGATGCCTTGTACCACATGAGACTTCAACTTACCTCTCTTTGTGGTTTGCCAT GTATTCAGTTCATGAAGGTTGTAGTTGGGACTGGCGGAGACAAGAAAGACGGGCGAAGGAAGCGTCTG ATTACCAAGCTTTTGGAAGAGGAGGGTATTCCTTGGACTGAAGAAGGAAATGGATGGACAATTTCAATCCGAGTTGACGAGATTGATCATAGTAAATTGAGTTTTGCAAACAAGTGA
- the LOC130994201 gene encoding uncharacterized protein LOC130994201, with the protein MKNNQLSFDIPDELYKQQLQHFKFALHGRLLLQKGDSPRFAEDIKRELQETWKISAPWQVILLGKGFFTLRFSGESDMMQAKSKAFWKLKTGIMKIREWTPLFNPYKETSTLAQVWMRIYYLPHELWHPEVVTGISRVVGNPIKMDGTTFQGAVGHFARVLVEMDVTKDILYNLNITRGSASFDIEFVYENLPFYCGICRKIGHSSDKCRRKTEDVLKEDQGNKPEKQKIDTATNDPGGLMKKKPDQNKDWKKVNTRKIDTKNSFAVLDVLAEKEKSKSDGQGSET; encoded by the coding sequence ATGAAGAATAATCAACTAAGTTTTGACATACCTGATGAGCTTTACAAGCAACAACTGCAACACTTTAAGTTTGCCTTGCATGGCCGTCTTTTATTACAAAAAGGCGATTCGCCCAGATTTGCAGAGGACATCAAAAGGGAATTACAGGAGACGTGGAAGATCTCGGCGCCTTGGCAAGTCATACTTCTTGGAAAGGGATTCTTCACGCTTCGTTTTTCTGGTGAATCCGACATGATGCAAGCGAAATCCAAAGCTTTCTGGAAATTGAAAACGGGCATCATGAAAATTCGGGAATGGACACCGCTCTTTAATCCTTACAAGGAAACATCCACTCTAGCACAGGTCTGGATGCGTATTTATTATCTCCCGCACGAATTGTGGCATCCGGAGGTAGTCACAGGGATTTCGCGCGTGGTGGGTAATCCTATAAAAATGGATGGCACCACTTTTCAGGGTGCCGTAGGTCATTTTGCTAGAGTGCTCGTTGAAATGGATGTTACTAAAGATATTCTCTATAACCTGAACATTACCAGAGGTTCTGCTTCTTTTGACATTGAATTCGTATATGAAAACCTACCCTTCTACTGTGGAATTTGCAGGAAAATTGGGCACTCTTCGGATAAATGTCGGCGCAAAACGGAGGACGTTTTAAAGGAGGATCAGGGAAACAAGCCTGAGAAACAGAAAATTGATACGGCAACTAACGATCCTGGGGGTTTAATGAAGAAAAAACCTGATCAGAATAAGGACTGGAAGAAGGTCAACACAAGGAAGATAGATACGAAAAATTCGTTTGCAGTTTTAGATGTCCTTGCGGAGAAGGAGAAATCGAAATCGGATGGTCAAGGTTCCGAAACATAG